The following proteins are encoded in a genomic region of Candidatus Poribacteria bacterium:
- a CDS encoding NUDIX hydrolase has product MFCYDYPRPAVTVDIVVCTSELSDVLLIKRKNAPFEGCWALPGGFIEMEETLEAAALRELEEETGVSDVALTEVGVFGAPSRDPRGRVITIAYAAVLETPTPNIKAGSDASAAAWFSTAFFDETRQLKSAVKRPKLAFDHGEIIRKALKKLK; this is encoded by the coding sequence ATGTTTTGTTACGACTATCCACGTCCTGCTGTTACCGTTGACATTGTGGTTTGTACAAGCGAACTCTCGGACGTGCTGTTGATCAAACGCAAAAACGCACCGTTTGAAGGATGCTGGGCACTACCGGGAGGTTTCATCGAGATGGAGGAAACGTTGGAGGCAGCGGCACTACGTGAGCTGGAAGAGGAAACCGGGGTCTCCGATGTAGCATTAACCGAAGTTGGTGTTTTTGGTGCGCCGTCTCGCGATCCGCGCGGGCGTGTAATTACGATCGCTTATGCTGCTGTTCTTGAAACGCCTACACCAAACATTAAAGCAGGCTCCGATGCGTCAGCAGCCGCGTGGTTCTCAACCGCTTTTTTTGACGAAACCCGTCAGTTAAAATCTGCTGTTAAAAGACCGAAACTCGCGTTCGACCACGGTGAGATAATCCGAAAGGCACTAAAAAAATTAAAATGA
- a CDS encoding VWA domain-containing protein, producing MKVLLKKNIPNALLISIGLHILLILLLGALYRQKPNWQIKPVTEFDIVKIRLRNSIRPLKRITRLPLQPSTAPESMQQMETVEVQPPTLQTSAAVPHQDATIELQTPELASLTRSGESAYGKGLRAKPVSGSGGSGAGNGLGPRISGGGKSGATRGFLGGIGGQPPSDIEGLTLPDLALTKVGKHIVENRGTDLVDIVFVIDGSGSMKNDVAAVREHLTTMTDLFDSVDMDFTIGIVTFRAGTGYGLLGLDFEVIPQTRSVTQIKKVLSQLKFRGDENGLDALIRAADEVSFRRGAEVHFIFVTDEYVSGAYSSIDVMMKMKTAKIKVDVIGRDEPFQKFIAKSTGGLWLPISSLAIQ from the coding sequence ATGAAAGTCCTCCTTAAGAAAAATATCCCAAATGCCCTCCTCATTTCTATCGGGCTTCATATTCTCCTGATACTGCTGCTTGGGGCTTTGTATCGACAAAAACCCAATTGGCAGATTAAACCGGTCACCGAGTTTGACATCGTTAAGATCCGCTTGCGGAATTCTATACGTCCGTTGAAACGAATTACGCGTCTTCCCCTCCAACCCTCAACGGCTCCTGAGAGTATGCAACAGATGGAGACAGTCGAGGTACAACCGCCCACACTCCAAACCTCAGCAGCTGTACCACATCAAGACGCGACCATCGAATTACAAACGCCCGAACTTGCTTCACTCACTCGTTCTGGCGAGAGTGCCTACGGAAAAGGGCTACGGGCTAAACCCGTTTCGGGATCGGGAGGCAGTGGTGCAGGAAATGGATTGGGGCCACGCATCTCAGGTGGTGGAAAATCTGGTGCTACTCGCGGCTTTCTGGGGGGAATAGGAGGACAACCCCCATCAGATATTGAAGGGTTGACGCTTCCGGATCTCGCATTGACTAAGGTAGGTAAGCATATTGTCGAGAACCGCGGGACTGATCTTGTTGACATTGTTTTTGTCATTGATGGCAGTGGCAGTATGAAAAACGATGTTGCAGCAGTGCGCGAGCATCTCACCACTATGACAGATCTCTTTGACAGCGTGGATATGGACTTCACTATCGGCATTGTCACTTTCCGGGCTGGGACAGGGTACGGTCTTCTTGGATTGGACTTTGAGGTAATTCCACAAACGCGTTCGGTAACCCAGATTAAAAAGGTGTTATCACAATTAAAATTCCGGGGCGATGAGAACGGGCTGGACGCGCTCATCCGCGCTGCTGATGAAGTGAGTTTCCGGCGTGGTGCTGAAGTCCATTTCATTTTCGTCACAGATGAATATGTCAGTGGCGCGTACTCCTCAATAGATGTCATGATGAAGATGAAAACTGCCAAAATCAAGGTAGATGTTATCGGGCGGGATGAACCCTTCCAAAAGTTCATAGCAAAAAGCACCGGCGGCTTATGGCTGCCGATTTCAAGCCTCGCTATCCAGTAG
- a CDS encoding L-rhamnose mutarotase, which translates to MKHYGLTLNLKNDPSVIEKYKAYHQDAWPEVLNALKAVGITKMNIYLLGCRLFMAMETIDAFDIERDFPRYLEENPKCKTWDELMRTFQEPVEDAQPDEWWARMETVFEL; encoded by the coding sequence ATGAAGCATTACGGTTTAACACTGAATTTGAAAAACGACCCATCGGTCATTGAAAAGTATAAAGCATATCATCAAGATGCCTGGCCCGAAGTTCTCAACGCACTAAAGGCAGTTGGCATCACAAAGATGAATATCTATCTGTTAGGGTGCCGTCTGTTTATGGCGATGGAAACGATTGACGCTTTCGATATAGAACGCGATTTCCCGCGCTACCTTGAAGAGAACCCGAAGTGCAAAACTTGGGATGAATTGATGCGAACCTTCCAAGAACCCGTGGAGGACGCGCAGCCAGACGAATGGTGGGCACGTATGGAGACCGTCTTTGAATTATAA